Proteins encoded together in one Manis pentadactyla isolate mManPen7 chromosome 6, mManPen7.hap1, whole genome shotgun sequence window:
- the LOC130684085 gene encoding general transcription factor 3C polypeptide 3 isoform X1: MSGFSPELIDYLEGKISFEEFERRREERKTREKKSLQEEGKLSADESPNDSEVPSSSRKDSTKSQDKDVNEGETSDGVSKSVHRVFASMLGENEDDEEDEEEEEEEEEAPEQPSAGDVFVLEMVLNRETKKMMKEKRPRSKLPRALRGLMGEANIRFARGEREEAILMCMEIIRQAPLAYEPFSTLAMIYEDQGDMEKSLQFELIAAHLNPSDTEEWVRLAEMSLEQDNIKQAIFCYTKALKYEPTNVRYLWERSSLYEQMGDHKMAMDGYRRILNLLSPSDGERFMQLARDMAKSYYEANDVPSAINVIEEAFSKHQALVSMEDVNIAAELYISNKQYDRALEVITDFSGIVLEKKTTEEGAPEENKANENVTCTIPDGVPIDITVKLMVCLVHLNILEPLNPLLTTLVEQNPEDMGDLYLDVAEAFLDVGEYNSALPLLSALVCSERYNLAVVWLRHAECLKALGYMERAAESYEKVVDLAPLHLDARISLSTLQQQLGRPEKALEALEPMYDPDTLAQDANAAQQELKLLLHRSTLLFSQGKMYGYVDTLLTMLAMLLKVAMNRAQVCLISSSKSGERHLYLIKVSRDKISDSNEQETANCDAKAIFAVLTSVLTKDDWWNLLLKAIYSLCDLSRFQEAELLVDSSLEYYSFYDDRQKRKELEYFGLSAAILDRNFRKAYNYIRIMVMENVNKPQLWNIFNQVTMHSQDVRHHRFCLRLMLKNPDNHALCVLNGHNAFVSGSFKHALGQYVQAFRTHPHEPLYSLCIGLTFIHMASQKYVLRRHALIVQGFSFLNRYLGLRGPCQESFYNLGRGLHQLGLIHLAIHYYQKALELPPLAAEALLLSEQRTRKTVMVNTRGRMIHTELPSGGAASGELPATASTLPQGGQPITLPPVCPTKNAFLSISRNCEIG; this comes from the exons ATGTCGGGGTTTAGCCCAGAGCTCATCGACTACCTGGAAGGAAAGATCTCCTTTGAGGAGTTCGAAAGgcggagagaagagagaaaaacgcGCGAGAAGAAA AGtcttcaggaagaaggaaagttATCAGCTGATGAAAGTCCAAATGACTCTGAAGTTCCATCCTCATCGAGAAAAGATTCTACGAAATCCCAGGACAAAGATGTCAATGAAG GAGAAACATCGGATGGAGTCAGTAAGTCAGTTCACAGAGTCTTTGCTTCCATGCTTGGAGAGAATGAAGATGATGAGGAGGacgaggaagaagaggaggaggaagaggaagcacCTGAGCAGCCCAGTGCGGGTGATGTGTTTGTATTGGAGATGGTTCTTAaccgtgaaaccaagaaaatgatgaag GAGAAGAGGCCTCGGAGTAAACTTCCCAGAGCTCTGAGAGGTCTCATGGGTGAAGCCAACATTCGCTTTGCTCGAGGAGAACGTGAAGAGGCAATATTGATGTGCATGGAAATCATAAGACAAG CTCCTCTGGCTTATGAGCCATTTTCTACTCTTGCCATGATATATGAGGACCAAGGTGACATGGAGAAATCCTTGCAGTTTGAGTTAATTGCTGCACATTTAAATCCTAGTGATACTGAAGAATGGGTTAGATTGGCAGAAATGTCTCTGGAACAAGATAATATTAAGCAGGCTATTTTTTGCTACACAAAag ctCTTAAATATGAACCTACGAATGTCCGTTATTTGTGGGAGCGGTCAAGCCTCTATGAACAGATGGGAGATCATAAAATGGCAATGGATGGTTATAGGCGTATTTTAAACCTATTGTCTCCATCTGATGGAGAACGCTTCATGCAGTTGGCTAGAGACATGGCAAA gagTTACTATGAAGCCAATGATGTTCCCTCGGCTATTAACGTAATTGAAGAAGCTTTCTCAAAACACCAGGCCCTTGTCTCCATGGAGGATGTTAACATAGCAGCTGAGCTGTACATTTCTAACAAACAATATGACAGAGCTTTGGAG gTAATTACAGATTTTTCTGGAATTGTGctggaaaagaaaactacagaagaaGGCGCTCCAGAAGAGAATAAAG CTAATGAGAATGTTACCTGCACTATCCCTGATGGCGTACCGATAGACATCACAGTGAAGCTGATGGTCTGCCTTGTACATCTCAATATCCTCGAACCACTTAAT CCTCTCCTGACAACACTAGTGGAACAGAATCCTGAAGATATGGGAGACCTCTATCTAGATGTTGCTGAGGCTTTTCTGGATGTTGGTGAATATAATTCTGCACTTCCTCTCCTCAGTGCATTGGTTTGCTCTGAAAGATACAACCTTGCAGTAGTTTGGCTTCGGCATGCAG AATGTTTAAAGGCCTTAGGCTATATGGAGCGAGCTGCCGAAAGCTATGAGAAAGTGGTTGATCTGGCCCCCCTCCATTTGGATGCAAGAATTTCACTTTCCACACTTCAGCAGCAGCTGGGCCGCCCTGAGAAAGCCCTGGAGGCTCTGGAACCAATGTATGATCCAGACACGTTAGCACAAGATGCAAATGCTGCACAGCAG GAACTCAAGTTACTGCTTCATCGTTCTACTCTGTTGTTTTCACAAGGCAAAATGTATGGTTATGTGGATACCTTACTTACCATGTTAGCCATGCTTTTAAAG GTAGCAATGAATAGAGCCCAAGTCTGTTTGATATCCAGTTCCAAATCTGGAGAGAGGCATCTCTACCTTATTAAAGTGTCAAGAGACAAAATATCAGACAGCAATGAACAAGAGACAGCAAATTGTGATGCCAAAG CAATATTTGCCGTACTCACGAGTGTCTTGACAAAAGATGACTGGTGGAACCTTCTGTTGAAGGCTATATACTCCTTATGTGACCTATCCCGATTTCAGGAGGCTGAGTTACTTGTGGATTCTtctttggaatattattcattttatgatGACAGGCAAAAACGCAAAGAGCTGGAATACTTTGGTCTCTCTGCAGCAATTCTGGACAGAAATTTCAGAAAGGCATACAACTATATCAG GATAATGGTCATGGAAAACGTCAATAAACCCCAGCTCTGGAACATTTTCAATCAAGTTACCATGCACTCCCAAGATGTACGCCATCATCGCTTCTGTCTCCGTTTAATGCTGAAAAACCCAGATAATCATGCCCTGTGTGTCTTGAATGGACATAATGCATTCGTATCTGGTAGTTTTAAGCATGCGCTTG GACAGTATGTGCAAGCCTTTCGCACCCATCCCCACGAACCTCTCTATAGCCTCTGTATAGGCCTAACCTTTATTCACATGGCATCTCAGAAGTATGTATTAAGAAGACATGCTCTAATTGTGCAG GGCTTTTCCTTTCTTAATCGTTACCTCGGTCTGCGTGGGCCTTGTCAGGAATCATTCTACAATTTGGGCCGTGGCCTTCACCAACTAGGGCTGATCCACCTTGCAATCCACTATTATCAGAAAGCCCTGGAGCTGCCTCCACTTGCGGCAGAG GCACTCCTCCTGTCTGAGCAAAGGACGAGAAAGACGGTGATGGTGAACACAAGAGGGCGCATGATACACACAGAACTTCCCAGCGGGGGCGCTGCCAGCGGGGAGCTCCCTGCGACCGCCTCGACCCTGCCTCAGGGAGGCCAGCCAATCACGTTGCCGCCTGTGTGCCCTACTAAGAATGCCTTTTTGTCTATCAGCCGCAACTGCGAAATCGGCTGA
- the LOC130684085 gene encoding general transcription factor 3C polypeptide 3 isoform X3 translates to MSGFSPELIDYLEGKISFEEFERRREERKTREKKSLQEEGKLSADESPNDSEVPSSSRKDSTKSQDKDVNEGETSDGVSKSVHRVFASMLGENEDDEEDEEEEEEEEEAPEQPSAGDVFVLEMVLNRETKKMMKEKRPRSKLPRALRGLMGEANIRFARGEREEAILMCMEIIRQAPLAYEPFSTLAMIYEDQGDMEKSLQFELIAAHLNPSDTEEWVRLAEMSLEQDNIKQAIFCYTKALKYEPTNVRYLWERSSLYEQMGDHKMAMDGYRRILNLLSPSDGERFMQLARDMAKSYYEANDVPSAINVIEEAFSKHQALVSMEDVNIAAELYISNKQYDRALEVITDFSGIVLEKKTTEEGAPEENKANENVTCTIPDGVPIDITVKLMVCLVHLNILEPLNPLLTTLVEQNPEDMGDLYLDVAEAFLDVGEYNSALPLLSALVCSERYNLAVVWLRHAECLKALGYMERAAESYEKVVDLAPLHLDARISLSTLQQQLGRPEKALEALEPMYDPDTLAQDANAAQQELKLLLHRSTLLFSQGKMYGYVDTLLTMLAMLLKVAMNRAQVCLISSSKSGERHLYLIKVSRDKISDSNEQETANCDAKAIFAVLTSVLTKDDWWNLLLKAIYSLCDLSRFQEAELLVDSSLEYYSFYDDRQKRKELEYFGLSAAILDRNFRKAYNYIRIMVMENVNKPQLWNIFNQVTMHSQDVRHHRFCLRLMLKNPDNHALCVLNGHNAFVSGSFKHALGQYVQAFRTHPHEPLYSLCIGLTFIHMASQKYVLRRHALIVQGFSFLNRYLGLRGPCQESFYNLGRGLHQLGLIHLAIHYYQKALELPPLAAEGIEVDQLDLRRDIAYNLSLIYQSSGNIGMAQKLLYTYCSI, encoded by the exons ATGTCGGGGTTTAGCCCAGAGCTCATCGACTACCTGGAAGGAAAGATCTCCTTTGAGGAGTTCGAAAGgcggagagaagagagaaaaacgcGCGAGAAGAAA AGtcttcaggaagaaggaaagttATCAGCTGATGAAAGTCCAAATGACTCTGAAGTTCCATCCTCATCGAGAAAAGATTCTACGAAATCCCAGGACAAAGATGTCAATGAAG GAGAAACATCGGATGGAGTCAGTAAGTCAGTTCACAGAGTCTTTGCTTCCATGCTTGGAGAGAATGAAGATGATGAGGAGGacgaggaagaagaggaggaggaagaggaagcacCTGAGCAGCCCAGTGCGGGTGATGTGTTTGTATTGGAGATGGTTCTTAaccgtgaaaccaagaaaatgatgaag GAGAAGAGGCCTCGGAGTAAACTTCCCAGAGCTCTGAGAGGTCTCATGGGTGAAGCCAACATTCGCTTTGCTCGAGGAGAACGTGAAGAGGCAATATTGATGTGCATGGAAATCATAAGACAAG CTCCTCTGGCTTATGAGCCATTTTCTACTCTTGCCATGATATATGAGGACCAAGGTGACATGGAGAAATCCTTGCAGTTTGAGTTAATTGCTGCACATTTAAATCCTAGTGATACTGAAGAATGGGTTAGATTGGCAGAAATGTCTCTGGAACAAGATAATATTAAGCAGGCTATTTTTTGCTACACAAAag ctCTTAAATATGAACCTACGAATGTCCGTTATTTGTGGGAGCGGTCAAGCCTCTATGAACAGATGGGAGATCATAAAATGGCAATGGATGGTTATAGGCGTATTTTAAACCTATTGTCTCCATCTGATGGAGAACGCTTCATGCAGTTGGCTAGAGACATGGCAAA gagTTACTATGAAGCCAATGATGTTCCCTCGGCTATTAACGTAATTGAAGAAGCTTTCTCAAAACACCAGGCCCTTGTCTCCATGGAGGATGTTAACATAGCAGCTGAGCTGTACATTTCTAACAAACAATATGACAGAGCTTTGGAG gTAATTACAGATTTTTCTGGAATTGTGctggaaaagaaaactacagaagaaGGCGCTCCAGAAGAGAATAAAG CTAATGAGAATGTTACCTGCACTATCCCTGATGGCGTACCGATAGACATCACAGTGAAGCTGATGGTCTGCCTTGTACATCTCAATATCCTCGAACCACTTAAT CCTCTCCTGACAACACTAGTGGAACAGAATCCTGAAGATATGGGAGACCTCTATCTAGATGTTGCTGAGGCTTTTCTGGATGTTGGTGAATATAATTCTGCACTTCCTCTCCTCAGTGCATTGGTTTGCTCTGAAAGATACAACCTTGCAGTAGTTTGGCTTCGGCATGCAG AATGTTTAAAGGCCTTAGGCTATATGGAGCGAGCTGCCGAAAGCTATGAGAAAGTGGTTGATCTGGCCCCCCTCCATTTGGATGCAAGAATTTCACTTTCCACACTTCAGCAGCAGCTGGGCCGCCCTGAGAAAGCCCTGGAGGCTCTGGAACCAATGTATGATCCAGACACGTTAGCACAAGATGCAAATGCTGCACAGCAG GAACTCAAGTTACTGCTTCATCGTTCTACTCTGTTGTTTTCACAAGGCAAAATGTATGGTTATGTGGATACCTTACTTACCATGTTAGCCATGCTTTTAAAG GTAGCAATGAATAGAGCCCAAGTCTGTTTGATATCCAGTTCCAAATCTGGAGAGAGGCATCTCTACCTTATTAAAGTGTCAAGAGACAAAATATCAGACAGCAATGAACAAGAGACAGCAAATTGTGATGCCAAAG CAATATTTGCCGTACTCACGAGTGTCTTGACAAAAGATGACTGGTGGAACCTTCTGTTGAAGGCTATATACTCCTTATGTGACCTATCCCGATTTCAGGAGGCTGAGTTACTTGTGGATTCTtctttggaatattattcattttatgatGACAGGCAAAAACGCAAAGAGCTGGAATACTTTGGTCTCTCTGCAGCAATTCTGGACAGAAATTTCAGAAAGGCATACAACTATATCAG GATAATGGTCATGGAAAACGTCAATAAACCCCAGCTCTGGAACATTTTCAATCAAGTTACCATGCACTCCCAAGATGTACGCCATCATCGCTTCTGTCTCCGTTTAATGCTGAAAAACCCAGATAATCATGCCCTGTGTGTCTTGAATGGACATAATGCATTCGTATCTGGTAGTTTTAAGCATGCGCTTG GACAGTATGTGCAAGCCTTTCGCACCCATCCCCACGAACCTCTCTATAGCCTCTGTATAGGCCTAACCTTTATTCACATGGCATCTCAGAAGTATGTATTAAGAAGACATGCTCTAATTGTGCAG GGCTTTTCCTTTCTTAATCGTTACCTCGGTCTGCGTGGGCCTTGTCAGGAATCATTCTACAATTTGGGCCGTGGCCTTCACCAACTAGGGCTGATCCACCTTGCAATCCACTATTATCAGAAAGCCCTGGAGCTGCCTCCACTTGCGGCAGAG GGTATAGAAGTTGACCAGTTAGACTTACGAAGAGATATTGCCTACAATTTATCTCTCATTTATCAGAGCAGCGGGAATATTGGAATGGCTCAAAAACTTTTGTATACCTATTGCTCTATATAA
- the LOC130684085 gene encoding general transcription factor 3C polypeptide 3 isoform X2 — protein MSGFSPELIDYLEGKISFEEFERRREERKTREKKSLQEEGKLSADESPNDSEVPSSSRKDSTKSQDKDVNEGETSDGVSKSVHRVFASMLGENEDDEEDEEEEEEEEEAPEQPSAGDVFVLEMVLNRETKKMMKEKRPRSKLPRALRGLMGEANIRFARGEREEAILMCMEIIRQAPLAYEPFSTLAMIYEDQGDMEKSLQFELIAAHLNPSDTEEWVRLAEMSLEQDNIKQAIFCYTKALKYEPTNVRYLWERSSLYEQMGDHKMAMDGYRRILNLLSPSDGERFMQLARDMAKSYYEANDVPSAINVIEEAFSKHQALVSMEDVNIAAELYISNKQYDRALEVITDFSGIVLEKKTTEEGAPEENKGCSMTNENVTCTIPDGVPIDITVKLMVCLVHLNILEPLNPLLTTLVEQNPEDMGDLYLDVAEAFLDVGEYNSALPLLSALVCSERYNLAVVWLRHAECLKALGYMERAAESYEKVVDLAPLHLDARISLSTLQQQLGRPEKALEALEPMYDPDTLAQDANAAQQELKLLLHRSTLLFSQGKMYGYVDTLLTMLAMLLKVAMNRAQVCLISSSKSGERHLYLIKVSRDKISDSNEQETANCDAKAIFAVLTSVLTKDDWWNLLLKAIYSLCDLSRFQEAELLVDSSLEYYSFYDDRQKRKELEYFGLSAAILDRNFRKAYNYIRIMVMENVNKPQLWNIFNQVTMHSQDVRHHRFCLRLMLKNPDNHALCVLNGHNAFVSGSFKHALGQYVQAFRTHPHEPLYSLCIGLTFIHMASQKYVLRRHALIVQGFSFLNRYLGLRGPCQESFYNLGRGLHQLGLIHLAIHYYQKALELPPLAAEGIEVDQLDLRRDIAYNLSLIYQSSGNIGMAQKLLYTYCSI, from the exons ATGTCGGGGTTTAGCCCAGAGCTCATCGACTACCTGGAAGGAAAGATCTCCTTTGAGGAGTTCGAAAGgcggagagaagagagaaaaacgcGCGAGAAGAAA AGtcttcaggaagaaggaaagttATCAGCTGATGAAAGTCCAAATGACTCTGAAGTTCCATCCTCATCGAGAAAAGATTCTACGAAATCCCAGGACAAAGATGTCAATGAAG GAGAAACATCGGATGGAGTCAGTAAGTCAGTTCACAGAGTCTTTGCTTCCATGCTTGGAGAGAATGAAGATGATGAGGAGGacgaggaagaagaggaggaggaagaggaagcacCTGAGCAGCCCAGTGCGGGTGATGTGTTTGTATTGGAGATGGTTCTTAaccgtgaaaccaagaaaatgatgaag GAGAAGAGGCCTCGGAGTAAACTTCCCAGAGCTCTGAGAGGTCTCATGGGTGAAGCCAACATTCGCTTTGCTCGAGGAGAACGTGAAGAGGCAATATTGATGTGCATGGAAATCATAAGACAAG CTCCTCTGGCTTATGAGCCATTTTCTACTCTTGCCATGATATATGAGGACCAAGGTGACATGGAGAAATCCTTGCAGTTTGAGTTAATTGCTGCACATTTAAATCCTAGTGATACTGAAGAATGGGTTAGATTGGCAGAAATGTCTCTGGAACAAGATAATATTAAGCAGGCTATTTTTTGCTACACAAAag ctCTTAAATATGAACCTACGAATGTCCGTTATTTGTGGGAGCGGTCAAGCCTCTATGAACAGATGGGAGATCATAAAATGGCAATGGATGGTTATAGGCGTATTTTAAACCTATTGTCTCCATCTGATGGAGAACGCTTCATGCAGTTGGCTAGAGACATGGCAAA gagTTACTATGAAGCCAATGATGTTCCCTCGGCTATTAACGTAATTGAAGAAGCTTTCTCAAAACACCAGGCCCTTGTCTCCATGGAGGATGTTAACATAGCAGCTGAGCTGTACATTTCTAACAAACAATATGACAGAGCTTTGGAG gTAATTACAGATTTTTCTGGAATTGTGctggaaaagaaaactacagaagaaGGCGCTCCAGAAGAGAATAAAGGTTGTAGTATGA CTAATGAGAATGTTACCTGCACTATCCCTGATGGCGTACCGATAGACATCACAGTGAAGCTGATGGTCTGCCTTGTACATCTCAATATCCTCGAACCACTTAAT CCTCTCCTGACAACACTAGTGGAACAGAATCCTGAAGATATGGGAGACCTCTATCTAGATGTTGCTGAGGCTTTTCTGGATGTTGGTGAATATAATTCTGCACTTCCTCTCCTCAGTGCATTGGTTTGCTCTGAAAGATACAACCTTGCAGTAGTTTGGCTTCGGCATGCAG AATGTTTAAAGGCCTTAGGCTATATGGAGCGAGCTGCCGAAAGCTATGAGAAAGTGGTTGATCTGGCCCCCCTCCATTTGGATGCAAGAATTTCACTTTCCACACTTCAGCAGCAGCTGGGCCGCCCTGAGAAAGCCCTGGAGGCTCTGGAACCAATGTATGATCCAGACACGTTAGCACAAGATGCAAATGCTGCACAGCAG GAACTCAAGTTACTGCTTCATCGTTCTACTCTGTTGTTTTCACAAGGCAAAATGTATGGTTATGTGGATACCTTACTTACCATGTTAGCCATGCTTTTAAAG GTAGCAATGAATAGAGCCCAAGTCTGTTTGATATCCAGTTCCAAATCTGGAGAGAGGCATCTCTACCTTATTAAAGTGTCAAGAGACAAAATATCAGACAGCAATGAACAAGAGACAGCAAATTGTGATGCCAAAG CAATATTTGCCGTACTCACGAGTGTCTTGACAAAAGATGACTGGTGGAACCTTCTGTTGAAGGCTATATACTCCTTATGTGACCTATCCCGATTTCAGGAGGCTGAGTTACTTGTGGATTCTtctttggaatattattcattttatgatGACAGGCAAAAACGCAAAGAGCTGGAATACTTTGGTCTCTCTGCAGCAATTCTGGACAGAAATTTCAGAAAGGCATACAACTATATCAG GATAATGGTCATGGAAAACGTCAATAAACCCCAGCTCTGGAACATTTTCAATCAAGTTACCATGCACTCCCAAGATGTACGCCATCATCGCTTCTGTCTCCGTTTAATGCTGAAAAACCCAGATAATCATGCCCTGTGTGTCTTGAATGGACATAATGCATTCGTATCTGGTAGTTTTAAGCATGCGCTTG GACAGTATGTGCAAGCCTTTCGCACCCATCCCCACGAACCTCTCTATAGCCTCTGTATAGGCCTAACCTTTATTCACATGGCATCTCAGAAGTATGTATTAAGAAGACATGCTCTAATTGTGCAG GGCTTTTCCTTTCTTAATCGTTACCTCGGTCTGCGTGGGCCTTGTCAGGAATCATTCTACAATTTGGGCCGTGGCCTTCACCAACTAGGGCTGATCCACCTTGCAATCCACTATTATCAGAAAGCCCTGGAGCTGCCTCCACTTGCGGCAGAG GGTATAGAAGTTGACCAGTTAGACTTACGAAGAGATATTGCCTACAATTTATCTCTCATTTATCAGAGCAGCGGGAATATTGGAATGGCTCAAAAACTTTTGTATACCTATTGCTCTATATAA
- the LOC130684085 gene encoding general transcription factor 3C polypeptide 3 isoform X4 yields the protein MSGFSPELIDYLEGKISFEEFERRREERKTREKKSLQEEGKLSADESPNDSEVPSSSRKDSTKSQDKDVNEGETSDGVSKSVHRVFASMLGENEDDEEDEEEEEEEEEAPEQPSAGDVFVLEMVLNRETKKMMKEKRPRSKLPRALRGLMGEANIRFARGEREEAILMCMEIIRQAPLAYEPFSTLAMIYEDQGDMEKSLQFELIAAHLNPSDTEEWVRLAEMSLEQDNIKQAIFCYTKALKYEPTNVRYLWERSSLYEQMGDHKMAMDGYRRILNLLSPSDGERFMQLARDMAKSYYEANDVPSAINVIEEAFSKHQALVSMEDVNIAAELYISNKQYDRALEVITDFSGIVLEKKTTEEGAPEENKGCSMTNENVTCTIPDGVPIDITVKLMVCLVHLNILEPLNPLLTTLVEQNPEDMGDLYLDVAEAFLDVGEYNSALPLLSALVCSERYNLAVVWLRHAECLKALGYMERAAESYEKVVDLAPLHLDARISLSTLQQQLGRPEKALEALEPMYDPDTLAQDANAAQQELKLLLHRSTLLFSQGKMYGYVDTLLTMLAMLLKVAMNRAQVCLISSSKSGERHLYLIKVSRDKISDSNEQETANCDAKAIFAVLTSVLTKDDWWNLLLKAIYSLCDLSRFQEAELLVDSSLEYYSFYDDRQKRKELEYFGLSAAILDRNFRKAYNYIRIMVMENVNKPQLWNIFNQVTMHSQDVRHHRFCLRLMLKNPDNHALCVLNGHNAFVSGSFKHALGQYVQAFRTHPHEPLYSLCIGLTFIHMASQKTLAPLQFVTFCG from the exons ATGTCGGGGTTTAGCCCAGAGCTCATCGACTACCTGGAAGGAAAGATCTCCTTTGAGGAGTTCGAAAGgcggagagaagagagaaaaacgcGCGAGAAGAAA AGtcttcaggaagaaggaaagttATCAGCTGATGAAAGTCCAAATGACTCTGAAGTTCCATCCTCATCGAGAAAAGATTCTACGAAATCCCAGGACAAAGATGTCAATGAAG GAGAAACATCGGATGGAGTCAGTAAGTCAGTTCACAGAGTCTTTGCTTCCATGCTTGGAGAGAATGAAGATGATGAGGAGGacgaggaagaagaggaggaggaagaggaagcacCTGAGCAGCCCAGTGCGGGTGATGTGTTTGTATTGGAGATGGTTCTTAaccgtgaaaccaagaaaatgatgaag GAGAAGAGGCCTCGGAGTAAACTTCCCAGAGCTCTGAGAGGTCTCATGGGTGAAGCCAACATTCGCTTTGCTCGAGGAGAACGTGAAGAGGCAATATTGATGTGCATGGAAATCATAAGACAAG CTCCTCTGGCTTATGAGCCATTTTCTACTCTTGCCATGATATATGAGGACCAAGGTGACATGGAGAAATCCTTGCAGTTTGAGTTAATTGCTGCACATTTAAATCCTAGTGATACTGAAGAATGGGTTAGATTGGCAGAAATGTCTCTGGAACAAGATAATATTAAGCAGGCTATTTTTTGCTACACAAAag ctCTTAAATATGAACCTACGAATGTCCGTTATTTGTGGGAGCGGTCAAGCCTCTATGAACAGATGGGAGATCATAAAATGGCAATGGATGGTTATAGGCGTATTTTAAACCTATTGTCTCCATCTGATGGAGAACGCTTCATGCAGTTGGCTAGAGACATGGCAAA gagTTACTATGAAGCCAATGATGTTCCCTCGGCTATTAACGTAATTGAAGAAGCTTTCTCAAAACACCAGGCCCTTGTCTCCATGGAGGATGTTAACATAGCAGCTGAGCTGTACATTTCTAACAAACAATATGACAGAGCTTTGGAG gTAATTACAGATTTTTCTGGAATTGTGctggaaaagaaaactacagaagaaGGCGCTCCAGAAGAGAATAAAGGTTGTAGTATGA CTAATGAGAATGTTACCTGCACTATCCCTGATGGCGTACCGATAGACATCACAGTGAAGCTGATGGTCTGCCTTGTACATCTCAATATCCTCGAACCACTTAAT CCTCTCCTGACAACACTAGTGGAACAGAATCCTGAAGATATGGGAGACCTCTATCTAGATGTTGCTGAGGCTTTTCTGGATGTTGGTGAATATAATTCTGCACTTCCTCTCCTCAGTGCATTGGTTTGCTCTGAAAGATACAACCTTGCAGTAGTTTGGCTTCGGCATGCAG AATGTTTAAAGGCCTTAGGCTATATGGAGCGAGCTGCCGAAAGCTATGAGAAAGTGGTTGATCTGGCCCCCCTCCATTTGGATGCAAGAATTTCACTTTCCACACTTCAGCAGCAGCTGGGCCGCCCTGAGAAAGCCCTGGAGGCTCTGGAACCAATGTATGATCCAGACACGTTAGCACAAGATGCAAATGCTGCACAGCAG GAACTCAAGTTACTGCTTCATCGTTCTACTCTGTTGTTTTCACAAGGCAAAATGTATGGTTATGTGGATACCTTACTTACCATGTTAGCCATGCTTTTAAAG GTAGCAATGAATAGAGCCCAAGTCTGTTTGATATCCAGTTCCAAATCTGGAGAGAGGCATCTCTACCTTATTAAAGTGTCAAGAGACAAAATATCAGACAGCAATGAACAAGAGACAGCAAATTGTGATGCCAAAG CAATATTTGCCGTACTCACGAGTGTCTTGACAAAAGATGACTGGTGGAACCTTCTGTTGAAGGCTATATACTCCTTATGTGACCTATCCCGATTTCAGGAGGCTGAGTTACTTGTGGATTCTtctttggaatattattcattttatgatGACAGGCAAAAACGCAAAGAGCTGGAATACTTTGGTCTCTCTGCAGCAATTCTGGACAGAAATTTCAGAAAGGCATACAACTATATCAG GATAATGGTCATGGAAAACGTCAATAAACCCCAGCTCTGGAACATTTTCAATCAAGTTACCATGCACTCCCAAGATGTACGCCATCATCGCTTCTGTCTCCGTTTAATGCTGAAAAACCCAGATAATCATGCCCTGTGTGTCTTGAATGGACATAATGCATTCGTATCTGGTAGTTTTAAGCATGCGCTTG GACAGTATGTGCAAGCCTTTCGCACCCATCCCCACGAACCTCTCTATAGCCTCTGTATAGGCCTAACCTTTATTCACATGGCATCTCAGAA GACACTTGCACCTTTGCAGTTTGTAACTTTCTGTGGATGA